A genomic region of Pararge aegeria chromosome 11, ilParAegt1.1, whole genome shotgun sequence contains the following coding sequences:
- the LOC120627403 gene encoding tetratricopeptide repeat protein 8 encodes MEVQSDYKILNLYKTREFDKCLKLCDVVLQTKSDRMIEYIRMRAMTIQAKIAGNGYEEVNYMPAQDDLTSTTVAKTPRQGTSFQRAIKTAYAEGPHVTATLASRSGTNTAHVRTARTALHTAARASRAATALAVGSTSVLDAPITLRFLNKDDKSFIPAAKTLFEYIYYCEGNVRKPLSALEVCKQGLSVFHEYTPLLLEQARIHEQMGNMAVAVKYYRMVATEDPSNMEAIANIAMYNFYNDQPEIALRYYRRLLATTPAGPEIYNNLGLCCLYCNQWDLTLPCFRQALYYSVNPESRANIWFNLAHVALSTGDMALARRCLLTSVAISEHGPARRALRVLDKRLRARKNNTK; translated from the exons ATGGAAGTACAATctgattacaaaatattaaatctatataaaaCAAGAGAGTTTGATAAATGTCTTAAGTTATGTGATGTGGTGCTTCAAACTAAAAGCGATCGAATGATAGAGTACATAAGAATGCGAGCTATGACTATTCAGGCTAAAATTGCTGGAAATGGATATGAAGAAGTAAATTATATGCCTGCACAAGACGACTTAACATCAACGACGGTGGCCAAGACGCCTCGACAGGGCACTTCATTCCAAAGAGCAATAAAAACTGCATATGCA GAAGGCCCTCATGTAACTGCAACTTTGGCATCAAGATCAGGTACTAATACAGCACACGTCCGTACTGCAAGAACTGCACTCCATACCGCGGCTAGGGCTTCGCGAGCTGCTACTGCTTTAGCTGTGGGAAGTACCTCAGTTTTGGATGCACCAATTACGCTCAGATTCCTTAACAAAGATGATAAATCATTCATCCCTGCCGCAAAGACATTATTTGAGTACATATACTACTGTGAAGGAAACGTGCGCAAG CCCCTATCAGCCTTGGAAGTGTGTAAACAAGGACTGTCTGTATTCCATGAGTACACTCCCCTTTTATTGGAACAAGCGAGAATTCATGAGCAAATGGGAAACATGGCTGTTGCTGTTAAGTATTACAGAATGGTAGCTACCGAGGATCCGTCAAACATGGAAGCTATCGCAAATATAGCTATGTACAACTTCTATAACGATCAACCAGAAATTGCCTTAAGATATTACAG ACGGCTCCTGGCAACGACTCCTGCTGGCCCAGAAATCTATAATAACTTGGGATTGTGCTGCCTCTATTGCAATCAATGGGACCTAACGCTGCCGTGTTTCAGACAAGCACTCTATTATTCTGTAAATCCAGAATCTCGAGCTAACATCTGGTTCAACTTGGCCCATGTTGCCTTG TCGACAGGAGACATGGCGTTGGCGCGCCGATGTCTTCTGACAAGCGTGGCAATATCGGAACATGGACCAGCGCGCCGAGCTCTACGTGTTTTGGACAAGCGTTTGCGTGCAAGAAAAaataacactaaataa